From a region of the Panicum virgatum strain AP13 chromosome 2K, P.virgatum_v5, whole genome shotgun sequence genome:
- the LOC120666099 gene encoding AAA-ATPase ASD, mitochondrial-like, with product MVSTELWAGLGSALLFLIGLVAAAMNHTRIKLWLNKIAAYFSSYIQITIPEYGADPSQSTDRDFFVAVEAYLSEYCIHGARKLKAELGRDSKKPQAAIDDDQEIVDTFHDVGTKLWWYAYTEYPKSQIIIHNPADEKRRFYRLVFHKKFRDPILGSYLPQVIEKGRAVIAKNRKHRLFTNIPKRGGTFWSPVAFQHPATFATLAMDPAEKEAIVDDLDAFKQGKDYYTRIGRAWKRGYLLFGPPGTGKSTMIAAIAKHLEYDVYDLELMAVKNNTELRQLFVLTTDKSIIVIEDIDRSVHLTTKRSDNKPHNRSGGESSNTTLPPKEDDKDDEDTKLTLSGLLNFIDGLWSACGGKRIIIFTTNNKDNLDPALIRRGRMDKHIEMSYCRYEAFQLLARNYLDTNILNESQFFHLFGEIQKLLAEVDMSPADVAEHLMRTEKRDAAACLEGLVVALRNAKDDKAKAKEQVVEIVHDK from the exons ATGGTGTCCACGGAGTTGTGGGCTGGCCTTGGATCAGCTCTGCTGTTCTTGATCGGCCTTGTTGCTGCGGCAATGAACCACACCAGGATCAAATTGTGGCTGAACAAGATCGCCGCCTACTTCAGCTCATACATCCAAATCACCATCCCAGAGTACGGCGCCGATCCTTCGCAAAGCACAGACCGAGACTTCTTCGTCGCTGTCGAGGCCTACCTCTCCGAATACTGTATCCACGGGGCGCGCAAGCTCAAGGCCGAGCTTGGCAGGGACAGCAAGAAACCCCAGGCCGCCATTGACGATGACCAGGAGATCGTCGACACCTTCCACGACGTCGGCACCAAGCTCTGGTGGTATGCCTATACAGAGTACCCAAAGTCCCAGATCATCATCCACAACCCGGCCGATGAAAAGCGCCGCTTCTACCGACTTGTCTTCCACAAAAAATTCCGCGACCCCATCCTCGGCTCCTATCTGCCCCAAGTCATTGAAAAGGGCCGCGCCGTCATCGCCAAGAACCGCAAGCATCGCCTCTTCACCAACATCCCAAAGAGAGGGGGGACTTTCTGGAGCCCCGTAGCGTTCCAGCACCCGGCCACGTTTGCGACGCTCGCCATGGACCCCGCGGAGAAGGAGGCCATCGTCGATGACCTCGACGCCTTCAAGCAGGGGAAGGACTACTACACCAGGATCGGCAGGGCATGGAAGCGAGGCTACCTGCTGTTCGGGCCCCCAGGCA CCGGCAAGTCCACCATGATCGCCGCCATAGCCAAGCATCTTGAATACGATGTCTATGACCTGGAGCTCATGGCGGTCAAGAACAACACCGAGCTGCGGCAGCTCTTCGTCCTGACGACGGACAAGTCAATCATCGTCATCGAGGACATTGACCGCTCCGTCCACCTTACCACAAAGCGCAGCGACAACAAGCCCCACAACAGGTCCGGCGGCGAGAGCAGCAACACGACCTTGCCGCCGAAGGAggatgacaaggacgacgagGACACCAAGCTCACTCTCTCCGGGCTGCTCAACTTCATTGACGGGCTATGGTCAGCATGCGGCGGCAAGCGCATCATCATcttcaccaccaacaacaaggACAATCTGGACCCGGCGCTGATCCGGCGAGGCAGGATGGACAAGCACATCGAGATGTCCTACTGCCGCTACGAGGCATTCCAGCTGCTGGCCCGCAACTACCTGGACACAAACATATTGAACGAGAGCCAGTTCTTCCATCTGTTTGGCGAGATACAGAAGCTGCTGGCGGAGGTCGACATGTCTCCGGCGGATGTCGCCGAGCACCTGATGCGCACCGAGAAGAGGGACGCCGCCGCGTGCCTCGAGGGTCTCGTTGTGGCTCTGAGAAACGCCAAGGACGACAAAGCAAAAGCAAAGGAACAAGTTGTAGAAATCGTCCATGATAAATAA